One window of Actinomycetota bacterium genomic DNA carries:
- a CDS encoding TetR/AcrR family transcriptional regulator: MSTTRPYESPLRAEQMEQTRLRILRAVTEVLADPATEEVTIPLVARRARVSLRTVYRHFPTREALFDAWAEWVDESLQIHLHSYPERADRLPEFVRELYRAYDESGPLVKAMLNSQAPRIVRERTRRRRQRQFERAMSELTDGLEPKERLRALGVVYLLVSAPAWQAMRDQWGLDGEEAGKAAAWAVRVLANELRRNPASIKEDDDDDPRR; the protein is encoded by the coding sequence ATGAGCACGACACGGCCCTACGAGAGTCCGCTCCGGGCGGAGCAGATGGAGCAGACTCGGCTGCGCATCCTCCGGGCAGTGACGGAGGTGCTGGCTGATCCGGCGACGGAGGAGGTGACGATTCCGCTGGTCGCTCGCCGTGCCCGGGTCTCGTTGCGGACCGTCTACCGCCACTTCCCGACGAGAGAGGCGCTCTTCGACGCCTGGGCCGAGTGGGTAGACGAGAGCTTGCAGATCCACCTCCACTCGTACCCGGAGCGGGCCGACCGTCTGCCCGAGTTCGTGCGCGAGCTCTACCGCGCGTACGACGAGAGCGGGCCGCTCGTGAAGGCGATGCTCAACTCGCAGGCGCCCCGCATCGTTAGGGAGCGCACCCGGCGCAGGAGGCAGCGGCAGTTCGAGCGGGCGATGAGCGAGCTGACGGACGGTCTCGAACCGAAGGAGCGGCTGCGCGCGCTCGGAGTCGTCTACCTGCTCGTCAGCGCCCCTGCCTGGCAGGCGATGCGCGACCAGTGGGGGCTCGACGGCGAGGAGGCGGGAAAGGCTGCCGCCTGGGCCGTGCGTGTCCTGGCCAATGAACTTCGCCGGAATCCGGCGAGCATCAAGGAGGATGATGACGATGACCCTCGTCGCTGA